A region of the Pseudomonas silesiensis genome:
CAGTTCAAACTGGACATTCTTTGGAGCATGCTCGATGCCATGAGCATGGCCTACGAACTGAACCGACCGCCGTATCACAGCGTGACCGGGCAACGGGTCTGGCATAAAGGAATCACCCTATGAGTTTCGACCGCAGCAAGACCCCGACCTGGCGTACCGGCTACCGCTTCCAGTACGAACCGGCGCAGAAAGGCCATGTGTTGCTCTATCCGGAAGGCATGATCAAACTCAATGAAAGTGCCGCGTTGATCGGCGGCCTGATCGACGGCCAGCGCAATGTCGCGGCGATCATTGCCGAACTGGACGCGCAATTCCCCGGCGTGTCCGAGCTCGGTGACGACATCGAGCAATTCATGGAGGTCGCCCGTGCTCAGCACTGGATCGAACTTGCCTGATTCCGTGTCAGACAAATTACCGCCCAAACCGCAAATCGGCCTGCCGCTGTGGCTGCTGGCCGAGCTGACGTATCGCTGCCCGCTGCAATGCCCGTACTGCTCCAACCCGCTGGATTTTGCCGAGCAAGGCAAGGAACTGAGCACCGAACAGTGGATCAAGGTGTTCCGCGAAGCACGGGAAATGGGCGCGGCGCAGTTGGGGTTTTCCGGGGGCGAACCGCTGGTGCGCCAGGACCTCGCCGAGCTGATCGCCGAAGCGCGCAAGCTGGGCTTCTACACCAACCTGATCACCTCGGGCATCGGCCTCACCGAGCAGAAAATCAGCGACTTCAAGAAGGCCGGCCTGGACCACATCCAGATCAGCTTCCAGGCCAGCGACGAGCAAGTGAACAACCTGCTGGCCGGTTCGAAAAAAGCCTTCGCGCAGAAACTGGAAATGGCCCGCGCGGTGAAAGCCCACGGCTATCCGATGGTGTTGAACTTCGTCACCCACCGGCACAACATCGACAAGATCGATCGCATCATCGAGCTGTGCATCGCCCTTGAAGCCGACTTCGTCGAACTCGCCACCTGCCAGTTTTACGGTTGGGCGCAGCTCAATCGGGTCGGCCTGTTGCCCACCAAGGAACAACTGGTCCGGGCCGAACGTATCACCAACGAATACCGCGCCAGGCTGGAAGCCGAAGGGCATCCGTGCAAGCTGATTTTCGTCACCCCGGACTACTATGAAGAACGCCCGAAAGCCTGCATGAACGGTTGGGGCAGTATTTTTCTGACCGTTACACCGGACGGAACCGCCCTGCCGTGCCACGGCGCCCGACAGCTGCCGGTGCAGTTTCCCAATGTGCGCGACCACAGCATGCAGCACATCTGGTACGACTCGTTCGGCTTCAACCGCTTTCGCGGTTACGACTGGATGCCCGAGCCGTGCCGCTCCTGCGACGAGAAAGAAAAAGACTTCGGCGGCTGCCGCTGCCAGGCGTTCATGCTCACCGGCGACGCAAGCAACGCTGATCCGGTGTGCAGCAAGTCGCACCATCACGGCGTGATCCTCAAGGCCCGCGAAGAAGCCGAGCACGCGACCCAGACCATCGAACAACTGGCCTTTCGCAATGAACGAAATTCACGCCTCATCGCCAAAAGCTGAACCCTTCAGCGCCGCCAGAGCCGTCGCCGCCGGTGTCGACTTTGCCGAATTGCAGCTCGGGCGGCATGGCCTGTTCTGGAACGAGTACCGCCCCGAAGATGCCGCCTGCCGCATCTGGCAGTGGCGCGACGGCCAGGCCCATTGCCTGACGCCGCCGGGTTTCAGTGTGCGCAGTCGAGTGTACGAATACGGCGGCGGCGCGTTTTGCCTGACCGACGACGGGATCGTTTTCGTCAACGAGGCCGACCAGCAGCTGTATCGACAGTCGCTCACCGGCGAGCCTGAGGCGCTGACTTCAAACGAGTGCCGCTACGGCGATCTGCAGTTCGCCGACGGCCGGATTCTGGCGGTTGAAGAGAACCGTGACCGGCATCGTCTGGTCGCCATAGACCTGCTGGACGGGGCCCGACATGTGCTGGCCGAAGGTGCGGATTTTTACGCCGCACCGACCCTGAGCCCGGATGCCCGCCGCCTGGCCTGGATCGAATGGCGCCGCCCGGAACAGCCATGGACCGCGACCCGCCTGATGGTTGCCGAACGCCAGGCCGATGGCGGTTATGCGCCGCCGCGTTGCGTGGCCGGCGATGGCGTTCAGGAGTCGCTGCAACAGCCTCGGTTCGATGCTGGCGGCCGGCTGTTTTGCCTGACCGATCGCGCTGGCTATTGGCAACCCTGGATGGAGTCGGGCGCTGGCCTGAGTCCTCTGCCCAGCGCCGCCGCCGACCATGGGCCGGCACCCTGGCAGCTGGGCGGATGCACCTGGTTGCCATTGGGCGAAGGCCGCTATCTGGCAAGCTGGACCGAAGGCGGTTTTGGCCGGCTGGGGGTTGGCGGTGACAAGAGCGAGGATTTCACCGGCGACTACAGCCGCTTCCGCCATCTCGCCCTGGACGAGCAGTTCATTTACTGCATCGCCGCCTCGCCGGTCAGCCCTGCGGCGGTGATTGCCATCGACCGCGGCACCCGCCAGGTCAAGGTGCTGGCCGGCGGTGCCGCGCCATTGCCTGCCGGGCAGATCAGCCTGCCGCAAACCCTGCGCTATCCGAGCGGCTCAGGCCAAGCCCATGGCTTCTTCTACCCGGCGATGAGCGGGGAGGCGAAACCACCCCTCGTGGTGTTCATCCACGGCGGCCCGACCTCGGCCTGCTACCCGATGCTCGACCCGCGTATCCAGTACTGGGCACAACGGGGCTTCGCCGTGGCCGACCTCAATTACCGCGGCAGCAGCGGCTACGGTCGGGCTTATCGCCAGGCGCTGCATTTGAGCTGGGGCGATGTCGATGTCGAAGATGCTTGCGCGGTTGTCAGTTATCTCGCCGAGCGCGGGTTGATCGACGGTGACAAGGCGTTTATTCGCGG
Encoded here:
- the pqqE gene encoding pyrroloquinoline quinone biosynthesis protein PqqE, with translation MSDKLPPKPQIGLPLWLLAELTYRCPLQCPYCSNPLDFAEQGKELSTEQWIKVFREAREMGAAQLGFSGGEPLVRQDLAELIAEARKLGFYTNLITSGIGLTEQKISDFKKAGLDHIQISFQASDEQVNNLLAGSKKAFAQKLEMARAVKAHGYPMVLNFVTHRHNIDKIDRIIELCIALEADFVELATCQFYGWAQLNRVGLLPTKEQLVRAERITNEYRARLEAEGHPCKLIFVTPDYYEERPKACMNGWGSIFLTVTPDGTALPCHGARQLPVQFPNVRDHSMQHIWYDSFGFNRFRGYDWMPEPCRSCDEKEKDFGGCRCQAFMLTGDASNADPVCSKSHHHGVILKAREEAEHATQTIEQLAFRNERNSRLIAKS
- the pqqD gene encoding pyrroloquinoline quinone biosynthesis peptide chaperone PqqD, which codes for MSFDRSKTPTWRTGYRFQYEPAQKGHVLLYPEGMIKLNESAALIGGLIDGQRNVAAIIAELDAQFPGVSELGDDIEQFMEVARAQHWIELA
- a CDS encoding S9 family peptidase, whose amino-acid sequence is MNEIHASSPKAEPFSAARAVAAGVDFAELQLGRHGLFWNEYRPEDAACRIWQWRDGQAHCLTPPGFSVRSRVYEYGGGAFCLTDDGIVFVNEADQQLYRQSLTGEPEALTSNECRYGDLQFADGRILAVEENRDRHRLVAIDLLDGARHVLAEGADFYAAPTLSPDARRLAWIEWRRPEQPWTATRLMVAERQADGGYAPPRCVAGDGVQESLQQPRFDAGGRLFCLTDRAGYWQPWMESGAGLSPLPSAAADHGPAPWQLGGCTWLPLGEGRYLASWTEGGFGRLGVGGDKSEDFTGDYSRFRHLALDEQFIYCIAASPVSPAAVIAIDRGTRQVKVLAGGAAPLPAGQISLPQTLRYPSGSGQAHGFFYPAMSGEAKPPLVVFIHGGPTSACYPMLDPRIQYWAQRGFAVADLNYRGSSGYGRAYRQALHLSWGDVDVEDACAVVSYLAERGLIDGDKAFIRGGSAGGYTTLCALAFHKVFRAGASLYGVSDPVALGHATHKFEGDYLDWLIGDPVVDAERYAARTPLLHAGNISVPVIFFQGELDAVVVPQQTRDMVEALQKNGILVEAHYYADERHGFRKAGNQAHALEQEWLFYRRVMAVAD